The following are encoded together in the Planctobacterium marinum genome:
- the soxR gene encoding redox-sensitive transcriptional activator SoxR, translated as MVEEVLLAPGKIAKRCGVAVSALHFYEQKGLIKSSRNAGNQRRYHKDVMRRIAVIKAAQNLGVSLEEIRQTLATLPEMRTPNQEDWQQLASRWRSKLDERIKAMTALRDSLTGCIGCGCLSMKNCPMYNKDDELASAGPGAVLLKRKMHSKKLD; from the coding sequence GCCAAAAGATGCGGTGTTGCGGTATCGGCACTGCACTTTTATGAGCAAAAGGGACTAATTAAAAGCTCTCGCAATGCCGGCAATCAACGGCGTTACCACAAAGATGTAATGCGCCGCATTGCTGTCATCAAAGCCGCTCAAAACTTAGGGGTAAGCCTTGAAGAAATCCGTCAGACGCTGGCGACATTGCCAGAAATGCGCACACCAAATCAGGAAGACTGGCAACAGCTAGCCAGCCGCTGGCGTAGCAAATTAGATGAGCGCATAAAAGCCATGACGGCACTGCGAGATTCCCTGACAGGCTGTATTGGCTGCGGCTGTCTATCCATGAAAAACTGTCCCATGTATAACAAAGACGATGAACTAGCTAGTGCCGGTCCCGGTGCGGTTTTGCTGAAACGCAAAATGCACAGCAAGAAGTTGGATTAA